One region of Manis pentadactyla isolate mManPen7 chromosome 9, mManPen7.hap1, whole genome shotgun sequence genomic DNA includes:
- the LOC118933075 gene encoding tripartite motif-containing protein 6 isoform X1: MILGAQGHGPYQDCSQLHLSFSKPSAQVSAKSSEATILEAGSTLDLRAGQAGARGVAMMTSAVLVDIRDEVTCPICLELLTEPLSLDCGHSFCQACITRSSKELVIGQEGESSCPVCQTSYQPGNLRPNRHLANIVERLREVVLGSGRQLKVILCVHHGEKLQLFCKEDGKLICWLCERSQEHRGHHTFLMEEVAQEYQEKFQESLKKLRQEQQEAEKLKAVIMERRASWKNQMEPERHRIQTEFSKLRIILDKEEQQQLKNLEEEERKGLSILEEAENELFQQNQSLRELISHLEWRCQGSAVELLQDVSDVTKRSEFCTLKKPEALPTKLKSVFRAPDLKKMLRVFRELTDVQSYWVDVTLNPHTANLNLVMSKNRRRVRFVGAKLSGSYLEEHFDCGVLGSQHFSSGKHYWEVDVAKKTDWILGVCSNPAGPTFSFHQFTNNRSVYSRYQPQSGYWVIGLHHKHEYRAYEESSTSLLLSMMVPPRRVGIFLDYEAGTVSFYNVTNHGFPIYTFSKYYFPTTLCPYFNPCNCAVPMTLRRPSS, translated from the exons CCACGATTCTGGAAGCAGGAAGTACCTTAGACTTGAGAGCTGggcaggcaggagccaggggAGTGGCTATGATGACTTCAGCAGTGCTGGTGGACATACGAGATGAGGTGACCTGCCCCATCTGCCTGGAGCTCCTCACAGAACCCCTGAGCCTGGACTGTGGCCACAGCTTCTGCCAAGCCTGCATCACAAGGAGTAGCAAGGAACTGGTGATCGGCCAGGAAGGGGAGAGCAGCTGTCCTGTATGCCAGACCAGCTACCAGCCTGGGAACCTGCGGCCCAATCGGCACCTGGCCAACATAGTggagaggctcagggaggtggtGTTGGGCTCAGGCAGGCAGCTGAAGGTGATTCTCTGTGTGCACCATGGGGAGAAACTCCAGCTCTTCTGTAAGGAGGATGGGAAGCTGATTTGCTGGCTCTGTGAGCGGTCTCAGGAGCACCGCGGTCACCACACCTTCCTCATGGAGGAGGTTGCCCAGGAGTACCAG GAGAAGTTCCAGGAGTCtctgaagaagctgaggcaagaGCAGCAGGAAGCTGAGAAGCTCAAAGCTGTTATCATGGAGAGGAGGGCATCCTGGAAG AATCAGATGGAACCTGAGAGACACAGGATCCAGACAGAGTTCAGTAAATTGAGAATCATCCTGGACAAAGAGGAGCAGCAGCAACTGAAAaatctggaggaggaagagaggaagggactGAGTATTTTAGAAGAGGCTGAGAATGAGCTGTTCCAGCAGAACCAGTCGCTGAGAGAACTCATCTCACATCTGGAGTGGCGGTGTCAAGGGTCGGCAGTGGAGCTGCTGCAG GATGTGAGTGATGTCACAAAAAG GAGTGAGTTCTGCACTTTGAAGAAGCCAGAAGCTCTCCCCACCAAGCTGAAGAGTGTGTTTCGAGCCCCAGATCTGAAAAAGATGCTGCGAGTATTTAGAG AACTGACTGATGTCCAGAGCTACTGGG TGGATGTGACTCTGAATCCACACACAGCTAACTTAAATCTCGTCATGTCTAAAAACCGGAGACGGGTGAGATTCGTGGGTGCGAAGCTGTCTGGGTCTTACCTGGAGGAGCATTTTGACTGCGGTGTCCTGGGCTCTCAGCACTTCTCCTCAGGAAAACATTACTGGGAGGTAGATGTGGCCAAGAAGACCGACTGGATCCTGGGGGTGTGCAGTAATCCAGCGGGGCCTACGTTCTCTTTCCACCAGTTCACAAACAACCGGAGTGTTTACTCCCGATACCAGCCTCAAAGCGGATACTGGGTGATTGGGTTACACCACAAACACGAGTATAGAGCCTACGAGGAATCCTCCACTTCCCTGCTCCTCTCCATGATGGTGCCCCCTCGCCGTGTTGGGATTTTCTTAGACTATGAGGCTGGTACTGTCTCCTTTTATAATGTGACAAACCATGGCTTCCCCATCTACACCTTTTCGAAATATTACTTTCCCACCACCCTTTGTCCATATTTTAATCCTTGCAACTGTGCAGTCCCGATGACCCTGCGTCGCCCGAGCTCCTGA
- the LOC118933075 gene encoding tripartite motif-containing protein 6 isoform X2 has product MMTSAVLVDIRDEVTCPICLELLTEPLSLDCGHSFCQACITRSSKELVIGQEGESSCPVCQTSYQPGNLRPNRHLANIVERLREVVLGSGRQLKVILCVHHGEKLQLFCKEDGKLICWLCERSQEHRGHHTFLMEEVAQEYQEKFQESLKKLRQEQQEAEKLKAVIMERRASWKNQMEPERHRIQTEFSKLRIILDKEEQQQLKNLEEEERKGLSILEEAENELFQQNQSLRELISHLEWRCQGSAVELLQDVSDVTKRSEFCTLKKPEALPTKLKSVFRAPDLKKMLRVFRELTDVQSYWVDVTLNPHTANLNLVMSKNRRRVRFVGAKLSGSYLEEHFDCGVLGSQHFSSGKHYWEVDVAKKTDWILGVCSNPAGPTFSFHQFTNNRSVYSRYQPQSGYWVIGLHHKHEYRAYEESSTSLLLSMMVPPRRVGIFLDYEAGTVSFYNVTNHGFPIYTFSKYYFPTTLCPYFNPCNCAVPMTLRRPSS; this is encoded by the exons ATGATGACTTCAGCAGTGCTGGTGGACATACGAGATGAGGTGACCTGCCCCATCTGCCTGGAGCTCCTCACAGAACCCCTGAGCCTGGACTGTGGCCACAGCTTCTGCCAAGCCTGCATCACAAGGAGTAGCAAGGAACTGGTGATCGGCCAGGAAGGGGAGAGCAGCTGTCCTGTATGCCAGACCAGCTACCAGCCTGGGAACCTGCGGCCCAATCGGCACCTGGCCAACATAGTggagaggctcagggaggtggtGTTGGGCTCAGGCAGGCAGCTGAAGGTGATTCTCTGTGTGCACCATGGGGAGAAACTCCAGCTCTTCTGTAAGGAGGATGGGAAGCTGATTTGCTGGCTCTGTGAGCGGTCTCAGGAGCACCGCGGTCACCACACCTTCCTCATGGAGGAGGTTGCCCAGGAGTACCAG GAGAAGTTCCAGGAGTCtctgaagaagctgaggcaagaGCAGCAGGAAGCTGAGAAGCTCAAAGCTGTTATCATGGAGAGGAGGGCATCCTGGAAG AATCAGATGGAACCTGAGAGACACAGGATCCAGACAGAGTTCAGTAAATTGAGAATCATCCTGGACAAAGAGGAGCAGCAGCAACTGAAAaatctggaggaggaagagaggaagggactGAGTATTTTAGAAGAGGCTGAGAATGAGCTGTTCCAGCAGAACCAGTCGCTGAGAGAACTCATCTCACATCTGGAGTGGCGGTGTCAAGGGTCGGCAGTGGAGCTGCTGCAG GATGTGAGTGATGTCACAAAAAG GAGTGAGTTCTGCACTTTGAAGAAGCCAGAAGCTCTCCCCACCAAGCTGAAGAGTGTGTTTCGAGCCCCAGATCTGAAAAAGATGCTGCGAGTATTTAGAG AACTGACTGATGTCCAGAGCTACTGGG TGGATGTGACTCTGAATCCACACACAGCTAACTTAAATCTCGTCATGTCTAAAAACCGGAGACGGGTGAGATTCGTGGGTGCGAAGCTGTCTGGGTCTTACCTGGAGGAGCATTTTGACTGCGGTGTCCTGGGCTCTCAGCACTTCTCCTCAGGAAAACATTACTGGGAGGTAGATGTGGCCAAGAAGACCGACTGGATCCTGGGGGTGTGCAGTAATCCAGCGGGGCCTACGTTCTCTTTCCACCAGTTCACAAACAACCGGAGTGTTTACTCCCGATACCAGCCTCAAAGCGGATACTGGGTGATTGGGTTACACCACAAACACGAGTATAGAGCCTACGAGGAATCCTCCACTTCCCTGCTCCTCTCCATGATGGTGCCCCCTCGCCGTGTTGGGATTTTCTTAGACTATGAGGCTGGTACTGTCTCCTTTTATAATGTGACAAACCATGGCTTCCCCATCTACACCTTTTCGAAATATTACTTTCCCACCACCCTTTGTCCATATTTTAATCCTTGCAACTGTGCAGTCCCGATGACCCTGCGTCGCCCGAGCTCCTGA